DNA sequence from the Coffea arabica cultivar ET-39 chromosome 11c, Coffea Arabica ET-39 HiFi, whole genome shotgun sequence genome:
tttctttaaacggGAGACTCTATTTCTCTGATCCTTGTAGCTTTGTACTGCATCATAGTATGCTTGAGATAGTTTTAGTACCTAGCAATACATTAAAAGTTAAACTTGTCAAGCTTGTATTCATTAAAAAGTGCAAGAGAAACTCTTTGATGAATGAATCACGATTACAAAAATATGCAGGAAACCTAGCTCAAGTGAAAGTCTCAACCAGATACACTGTTTTCATCCTAGACTGTGAGCCACATATCATGAAGGTCAGTAACCAGATTATTGTTGGGGCAAATAAGCTAGGGTGAGGATTCTAGATGGGACAAAGTGCTTTAAGCAGAAATATAACTGCAGATACATCTTTGAAACAATTAAATGATGCAAGTGAAGTATTTTCAGGTAAAGTTAGATGTTAAAGTTATAACAATGAATCCCCTACCAAACAACATCACAAATGCATGAAGAGAAATTTCCTTGGTAGTTGGAATTCAACAAAGTTTGCAGCATTTTACTATCACAGTTACCTCATCATCTTGTGAAAGACTACTTGAGACTGGCACGTTTAAACTCCAAGACCACGTCTCAAGAGATCCTTCCATGCACCACAAACCCCCAAGCTCAGATTCGACAAGCTTCTGCCACTGCATGTCCCCCTTGTCAAGAAGTTCTGACATGATTACCCGAGGCAAAGTATCACCTTGAGCCAGGGGAACATTAGGAAAGCCAGTCCTGTAAACTGTTCTTATCCACTTTTCCGTGAAAAGATACCAAGAATTATCCGAACCAAGAGCCACATGATAAGATAGTGCAACTTCATGTTTGCATCCAGTATAACCTGATTGATAAATTTGTCTGTCTAAACTTAGTGCAAAAGAATCTGAACTGCTGACCTGCGTACAAGCAGCAAGACATAATTGAATACTGGCTCTTTAGAaaggaaaagacaaaaaaaaaggttaaacaCACTTGCCATTTTTTTAAGTTTGGAAGCATTCAGAGAATCAAGCTGCCCCAGATAGACAGCAGGAAGCAGATGTTGAACCCCATCAGTATCATTATACTGTAAGCACATAAAGGGTAAGTGCCCATCTtcaagctccttcaacagaggtttCAAAGAAAAGAGTCTCTccaattccatttttctttgtaGATCAGTCCGCCTACATTTTTCTGCCTGAGGAAAAAGTGCCACAATTAAATTCAAAACCTAaactaaccaaaaaaaaaaaaaactaatgaaaTTTGTGACAGGAGAACCATCTGAGAATTCTTGAACTTGCTGAGAAGGACAGCAAAAGATTATTCAAGTGCTAAAAGTAATCCACTGGACAAAGAAGACAAATTTAGTACTTATAGTGCAATGACTGAATGAGTGTTAACTTAATGGAAAATGGTCAACCAGAGACCATACACAGAGTCTGTCAAAGCATTCTTATTAACAGACCGTAGAGGTTCATTAAAACTGGAAGCATAAGCAATGTACGGAAGCCTGACATACCCTTAGTTCTTCCTGGAGGGTGGCAATCTCTTTATATGCTGATTGAGACAACAGTTTCTGGCTTTTCCTATCAATAGCTTCATCAGTAATTTCTGCAGTCAGCATCTCTATATCATTTTGTATCCTAGCAAGTTCTTCTTTGGCAGCAAGCATAACATTGCTCCCAACATAATTTCCAAAACTCTGCTCGACTAACTTCCTCGCTTCTTCTAAAGTCCGGCCTGCTTGTAAGACTTTTATGTCATCTGATTCACTCATTCTACTTCTAACTTTTGTACCCTGCATAGTCACGTTTAATGAAGTACATCACATGAAGATAGCTGGATTAATATGATGTTGCATTAAATAACGTACCGCTAGAAGATTCAGAACCATTCCATAAGAAGCAGTAAACTGTGATACAAGAGGCTTGAGGCCAGAAAAAAGAAGCTTGAAGCCCTCTTCAGGGCCTTCATATGGCGTTTGAACAAGAACTGCATGACCTCTATCATCAATGCCCCTACGACCAGCACGGCCAGCCATTTGCATCAAGTCATTTGAGCTTAACTGGATACGTCCACTTTCACCCCTTTTGCTAAGACACGAAATTACAGCTGTCCTCGCTGGCATGTTAATCCCAGCAGCAAGTGTTTCCGTGGCAAAAACAACCTTAACTAGCCCTCTTTGAAACAGCTCCTCTATGAAAGATTTCCATAAGGGAAGGCAGCCAGCATGATGAGCTGCAGCCCCTCGGAGAAGACCTTTCACGGAAGATTCTCTGACAGCATCAGGATATTGAACACGAAACTTCTTCAGTGCCAGTTCAACTTCACTGATCTCACACTCATCAAGTAACTTGCAGTCTTCAAGATACTGCACCGCTGCATCACATCCTTTCCTGCTAAAGATAAACCAAATTGCAGGAAGCATATCCCATCCCTTAAGCTGCCATAACGTGTCTACAACTTGAGGGacctaaaagaagaaaagtaaaacCATGGACCagggaagaaaaaaattatgaaatgaGGATGATAGtggaatgagagagagagagaagtaaTGATAGTAACACTAATATGTCCATTTTCAAAAACGAGTATGTGTTATGTGCACGGAATAAGATGGCAACAGTATTGTTGCCAACTAAAAGTTGCATAGCTAAGGTTCAGTCCATACTTGTGAGCGGCGAGTGGTGTTTACACCATTCTTTGAAAGTGTAGTTACATCATTTTCATGTTTTCTTGAGTTCCTTCTCCTGGGCCTTTCATCCTTGGAGAAATCAGTTCCAGAAGAATCAGGTTCCATGCGATTTAGTGAGAGCCTCCTGTcccaatcaaaagaaagaaagtaccAGCAACACAGAAAATAATTAGTATAAATTTATTATtccttttttcccattttttgaGGATATCAAGAAAGAGACATTTGAAAAACACATTTTAGATGCATGAAATACGTTCAGTGAATAGACAGAGGAAGTAATGCTAACTTGAGAACTCTGATCACCAACTGTTCTGTCTTATATCAAACTCAATTCTGGTGCGGATCCCATGACAAAAGTTCTGAGGAAGATCAAATAGGAGGAAGATCTTGGCTCCCATGGCAAGGTTGGAGAATGGGACCCTTATTTTTACAAGAAATCGATAAAAGACCCTCTATGACAATAAGAAACTTGCATATACAGGTGGGTGAGTAACCAAATTGCCTCATCGTATGCATTTTTTATCACTAAATAAATGATTAACTAATAATGGATCATAAACCAAAAAGGCCCCCAACAATGCCCAGACACACAGTAAATAGGGGCACAGAAATTTGTAAAAATGAAATACAGCAGGATGAAGTTCAATATCTCAGAAACATGAGATATGTACACAAAAGCAACAACAATCAGCACAAGAAGACTGCAGGGCCCTTTTGATGGACCAGCAAAAGAAGATGAGGCTACCTATTCATGCCAGTGCCTTTCTCATTAAGAAGAGGTAGCAAAGCTGTCTTTGTTGAGAAGTGCCAAGTCAAAGGAACTGGACGCTTGGATGACGTCACCAACTCGGTTTTACCATGAATCTTACAGTagaaaatgtaaaagaaaagataaggaTCAAAGTCAATCGCTCCATTGTCAAATGAGTCCTTATTAAAATTATGACCGCACCTACATCTGCCAAGGGTAATTCATTTACCTGATTAATCCAACCAGCCAGTTCATCTGGATTAGCAACAGTTGCTGAGAGGCATATGAGTTGCACTTCTTTTGGGCAATATATAACCTGAAAGAGTTTTGGAACAATTCATGTGATATACTATAACTAAAACCATAAAGAGTTTCTGATGGGAGAGAAGCACGCACAATCTCTTCCCAAACTGTACCCCGAGATATGTCACTCAAATAATGCACTTCATCCAGAACAATCACATCAACATGGAGAAGTCCACTTTCAGATGAAACAACTCCTACACTGGAAGGCGAGAATGTTAACTAAAGAAAAGCATATCATCTTTCTAACTAAATGAATCTTAATTAGTTTTGACAAACTTTTCTCGCATGGTATGTGGAAACAATAGAACACTAGCCAGTGTAGGAGTATGATTTACCTCTGATACAGCATGTTGCGCAAAATCTCTGTAGTCATAATTACAACTTGGGCATCTTTGTTAATAGCTGAATCTCCAGTAATGAGCCCAATATTACTATCACCAAATGCTTCACTTCAAATAGGCCCACAATAATTGATATACATGTCTCAGACAAGAATATACAAAATTAacgataaaaatataaattgatTGTTAAACTATTACTTTAATCAAATTCCAGACCGGAATTCACGGAATTTCTGATTAGATAGAGCCTTTAAGGGAGTTGTGTagaacaatcttctttctttgGCTACTGTGGCAACTGCTGCAGCTTCTGCTATTAGAGTTTTCCCACTACTGGTTGGTGCAGAAACCACCACTGATGATCCTCTCAGGAATGCTTGAATTGCCGATCGCTGCAAACAGGTTCCAAAACTTTATACTTCTACAATTAGATAACACGTAAACAAGTAGATGACGACCAGATGTTCATCTGCAAAATATGTTCTTGAATCACACAAAATGTGCTAATAAATTCGCACACAGTGATACAGTTTACTGTAAAAGTGTAAATGCAAAATAAAGTGGTGTGTGCATCTATCAATATATAACCGTGAATACCAAGAATTATGCACTTAAATAGCATATAGCTGCaaaagattcacaaaattctcGATTTATTTTCCATTTTGCTTCATCTCTAAACATTTATGTGAGGCTAAAGGTAAACAAGCGACTAGAAACTCAAATCAAGTTGGTACGAGAGTTCTTTATTGACCAAACAAATCCGAACAAAGTTCAGATTTTTAAAAGCTTTTAGGCTCTGCTCCAACTAAACTCCAGAAGCAGAAAGCTTAAAGTTCACGTATGAGAAATCGAGCTACGCGAACTCAACACGAGTGCTTACCTCAACAAGATATCATTCGAGCTCAGCTCAAGTAATAATCGTCCAACACAAGTTTAAGCAAAATATACTACGTTTGAGCTCAGCTCAAATAATAATCGTCAAACGCAATTTTAAGATGAATTAGTTTTTCTCTCAATTGCTTAATTTAGCTTAAATTTTTAAGGAAGTTAAACAGGAagaagacaaaagaaaaaaaaaaaggaacctgAAATTTATCAATTCTGAAAGAGTAAATGGAAGCGAGCTCATCAACATCGAGAATTTCATCGCCGAACACTTTAACTTCGTTACAAATCCTCGCGATTCTCTGCCACTTGAATTCCTCATGCTTGGACTCCTTACTCTCGGCCACCACGGAAAAACTCTCaatttcctcttcttcctcttcttcgcTCACCTCGTGTCGCACGCCGTCGTATTCATCAGCCGCAATATCTTCATCGTCGTCCGCATATTCATTATCATCCTCCTCTAGTTGCTCTTCGCCTTCGTCTTCGTCTTCTTCGTCGGAGACTTGAGACTCGGCAGGGAAAATTGATTTAGGGAGTTTATAAAAGGTTTTGCCGAATTTGAGAGGGTTTTTTGAGGTGTGAAGAGTCTTGGGCGAGCAGAAATTGAAGGCTCGGAAATGGGGGAGAGTCTGGTAGGGTAGAAATGGGGAGGACTTCGGTGTGGTGAGTGAGAGAAGGGGAGGGGAGAAGATGCAGCAGGGTGCGGGCATGGCGGGAGAGAAAATGAGCTGTTGTGTTTATTATCGTCTCTATTGAAACAGATAATTGTAAGGATATTTATATTATGAATTTCTTCTTTCGGTAATGTGCCCGGAGTTCGAATCTCGGCTCGTTTTGACGTTGCTAGACCCCAATTAAGTATAAGGTTAATTAGTAAAAAAGAGTGACACAATGGTTCGACGGACTCAAGGCACCACACCACTTGATTTTACCAAAACTAAACTAATAGTAATTGATTTAATTCAACTTCCTAAAACAAAGACTATAATATAatcattatcaaaaaaaaaagactataaTATAATAGCATGGCATAGCTATAGTTTCTCGTGTGAACTGCTATTTTTAGGAAtctttataaaaatatatatataatgtaaTAATTtagtatatataaaaaaaatgatagctaaatatgttcatgaaaattgaACCAAGGCTACAAGCAAAATTGTTTTCATAATGTATATTCTGTCGTCACATTTGATTATATAACAATTTATACACACCATCCAAACAAGTTGATAATTAACTTTAGGGTAAAATACGAGAAACCCCTTGAGATTAAGTGAGCATATAAAAAAATTTcctataatttcaaaagataGACACTAATATTTAATATCTTGTGATTTGAACTAATTTACAAAAGCAGCGGAAATCATCTAAAGTAATGGTTTTGAAATACACGTGCTTCTTTTGAGAGTATTTGTAGCAAAAACAAACAATTTTTAATTGATATACCTATTATACCGTTAGAGTTATAATATCAAAAAACCCATATGGTTAAACAAACCTACAAAAATGTCCCTTATAATTTTAAATCATACAATCTAATGTCTTGTGGTTTGAATTAATGTGAAAAATTGACAACAATCATTTAAATTAAAGAGTTTGAGGTTATTTGACGTGGAAAATTGTTTTTTAAATCAATATTTTAGCTAATATACCTATCAAACCCCCTAGAACtcataaaatattcaaaaactCCCCAAAACTTTCAAATACAACTCTCTTTATTTCAATACATACAATAAACAAATACTccaaaataaatttatatacacaaaataaataaataaaaacttttAAATATAACTTACCTTATTCTTGtgcataaaataaataaataaaagaaacatgtaatcataAAGGGCCTTTTTCCGTAGATTGGTTTAATCATAGAAGGCTTTTCCGTAGGTTTGCTTAATAAGATCGTTGTAAAAAAGTCTTTTAttgcctatatatatatatatatatatatattaggctAATTGTGTCATTTAGTCCACCTTTATTAGTTTTGATGATTGCTATTGCTGTTTCAAATTAGTTCAATTATGAGGGATCGAAAATATATGATTTAAAATCATAAGAGTCTTTTTCATAGGTTAATTTAACCGGAGGGAGTTTTTTTATATTTTGCCCTTAACTTTATTACCAATTGTCTGCAAT
Encoded proteins:
- the LOC113716908 gene encoding DExH-box ATP-dependent RNA helicase DExH15 chloroplastic; this translates as MPAPCCIFSPPLLSLTTPKSSPFLPYQTLPHFRAFNFCSPKTLHTSKNPLKFGKTFYKLPKSIFPAESQVSDEEDEDEGEEQLEEDDNEYADDDEDIAADEYDGVRHEVSEEEEEEEIESFSVVAESKESKHEEFKWQRIARICNEVKVFGDEILDVDELASIYSFRIDKFQRSAIQAFLRGSSVVVSAPTSSGKTLIAEAAAVATVAKERRLFYTTPLKALSNQKFREFREAFGDSNIGLITGDSAINKDAQVVIMTTEILRNMLYQSVGVVSSESGLLHVDVIVLDEVHYLSDISRGTVWEEIVIYCPKEVQLICLSATVANPDELAGWINQIHGKTELVTSSKRPVPLTWHFSTKTALLPLLNEKGTGMNRRLSLNRMEPDSSGTDFSKDERPRRRNSRKHENDVTTLSKNGVNTTRRSQVPQVVDTLWQLKGWDMLPAIWFIFSRKGCDAAVQYLEDCKLLDECEISEVELALKKFRVQYPDAVRESSVKGLLRGAAAHHAGCLPLWKSFIEELFQRGLVKVVFATETLAAGINMPARTAVISCLSKRGESGRIQLSSNDLMQMAGRAGRRGIDDRGHAVLVQTPYEGPEEGFKLLFSGLKPLVSQFTASYGMVLNLLAGTKVRSRMSESDDIKVLQAGRTLEEARKLVEQSFGNYVGSNVMLAAKEELARIQNDIEMLTAEITDEAIDRKSQKLLSQSAYKEIATLQEELRAEKCRRTDLQRKMELERLFSLKPLLKELEDGHLPFMCLQYNDTDGVQHLLPAVYLGQLDSLNASKLKKMVSSSDSFALSLDRQIYQSGYTGCKHEVALSYHVALGSDNSWYLFTEKWIRTVYRTGFPNVPLAQGDTLPRVIMSELLDKGDMQWQKLVESELGGLWCMEGSLETWSWSLNVPVSSSLSQDDEVLKLSQAYYDAVQSYKDQRNRVSRLKKKIARSEGFKEYKKITDFAKFTEEKIRRLMARSKRLTNRIKQIEPSGWKEFLQVSNVIHEARALDINTHVIFPLGETAAAIRGENELWLAMVLRNKILLDLKPAQFAAVCGSLVSEGIKIRPWKNNSYIYEASSTVTNVIEFLADQRSSLLELQEKHGVMIPCCLDSQFSGMVEAWASGLTWREIMMDCAMDEGDLARLLRRTIDLLAQIPKLPDIDPLLQSNAKGASDIMDRPPISELAG